A part of Paenibacillus sp. 481 genomic DNA contains:
- a CDS encoding linear amide C-N hydrolase, with amino-acid sequence MCTIFQLNHSGQRYVCKNIDMIYDGVYGFTNQRGVRKVALMMPPAIPASWESVYGSLTVSQVGKEMPNGGINEAGLVVEQCTLPQAEYPQADSKPAVNELQWIQYMLDTCSTVQEALQAASIIRIDQSTSKLHYYLADRGGDWAVVEFLDGKMSIYNAGSPNPTIPAMTNSPYESALQEIKDGRTEWADRDDYERNSMERLLATTASLRGKINVDGLANDHMVDSAFGTLSVARREDTILSLVYDLEKLEVHVRTNHDCTSKVIQLADFNFAHESPSFAADLQTLQAADVRAQFVTYDTTFNLHVVRSFFRDPILTSIFKWDNSDEIIHFLAHYPDSFEK; translated from the coding sequence ATGTGTACGATTTTTCAGCTGAATCATAGCGGTCAACGTTATGTATGTAAAAATATCGATATGATTTACGACGGGGTATATGGGTTTACGAATCAACGTGGCGTGCGAAAAGTGGCGCTAATGATGCCCCCCGCCATTCCTGCGTCCTGGGAGTCTGTCTATGGCAGCTTGACCGTCTCTCAAGTTGGCAAGGAAATGCCGAATGGCGGTATCAATGAGGCAGGACTTGTTGTGGAGCAGTGTACGCTGCCGCAGGCTGAATATCCACAAGCAGACAGCAAGCCAGCCGTGAATGAGCTGCAATGGATTCAATATATGCTTGATACTTGCAGTACCGTTCAAGAGGCACTACAAGCCGCGTCGATTATTCGAATCGACCAGAGCACGTCTAAGTTGCACTATTATCTTGCGGACCGTGGTGGCGATTGGGCAGTGGTCGAATTTCTGGATGGCAAAATGAGCATTTACAATGCGGGTAGCCCCAACCCCACTATTCCAGCCATGACCAATTCTCCATACGAGTCTGCACTGCAAGAAATTAAGGATGGCCGAACAGAATGGGCTGACCGTGATGATTATGAACGTAACTCGATGGAACGTTTGTTAGCTACGACAGCAAGCTTACGTGGAAAAATAAATGTGGACGGCTTAGCAAATGATCACATGGTTGATTCCGCTTTTGGGACTTTGTCAGTAGCACGGCGAGAGGATACGATATTAAGTCTTGTCTACGATTTAGAAAAGTTAGAAGTCCATGTGCGCACGAACCACGACTGTACGAGCAAGGTGATTCAGCTAGCTGACTTCAACTTTGCACATGAATCCCCTTCCTTTGCCGCAGATCTTCAGACGCTTCAAGCTGCAGACGTACGAGCGCAGTTTGTAACGTATGATACAACATTTAATTTGCATGTCGTTCGCTCGTTTTTTAGAGATCCGATATTAACTTCTATATTTAAGTGGGACAACTCAGATGAAATCATTCATTTCTTAGCGCATTACCCTGATTCTTTTGAAAAATAA
- a CDS encoding helix-turn-helix domain-containing protein: MEQVHPMTILQYLALIHEVSYTHVCKEIGLTPQQFSDWVKKRRPVPKERLQAIADYFNMEPNLLIDENSYLQDLTVDKKIDIQIMFLKQLVQQAEAGADIEAYQDKLIRLEGEKEQQSLIQRFAAVVKQGNAQTIQLCETFVEQLESNDS; the protein is encoded by the coding sequence ATGGAACAAGTGCATCCCATGACTATCTTGCAATACTTAGCTCTGATCCACGAAGTGTCATATACCCATGTATGTAAAGAGATCGGATTAACTCCGCAGCAATTTTCCGACTGGGTCAAGAAAAGACGGCCCGTCCCGAAGGAACGGCTGCAAGCTATAGCTGACTATTTCAACATGGAACCGAATCTACTAATCGATGAGAACTCCTATCTTCAAGACCTAACCGTCGACAAAAAGATTGATATCCAAATCATGTTCCTTAAACAGCTCGTCCAGCAAGCTGAAGCAGGAGCAGACATTGAAGCTTATCAAGATAAGTTAATTCGACTTGAGGGTGAAAAAGAGCAGCAGAGCCTTATCCAAAGATTCGCTGCTGTGGTTAAGCAAGGGAATGCGCAAACAATTCAGCTTTGCGAAACTTTTGTAGAGCAATTGGAAAGCAACGATTCTTAG